The sequence TTTTAAGAAAAAATAACGCATTATTTAATTTAAATAAAAAAGCTCCCGTTAATTATAGGAAGCTTTTTATTACCTGTTTATTCTCTATTTTCTAAATCAATCCATTCCTGATTTTCCGGGCCGGTATATATTGCCCGCGGCCGCAAAATCCGGCCTTTTGGGTCGTGAAACTGCTCTATGTAATGAGCCGTCCACCCTGCAATCCGAGCCATTGCGTAAATCAACGGAGAAATTTCGGATCGAAATCCGATGAAATGATTAACAAGAGCAAAATAAAAATCAACATTGGCGCATAAGTCCTTTTTTTCGCCAATGTATTTTTCAAGTTTTTCAGCTATATCAAAAAAAATTCTGTCTCGCCTGTTCTTGCTTAAATTCATAGCCCATTCTTTGAATATGGCTGTTCGCGGGTCGCTTCCTTGGCCTTTATAAACACGATGGCCAAAACCCATTATAATCCGGTCTTTTTTATCCGTAGCCGCAAGTTTTTGATCAGCCCATCTTTGGATATTGTCGGGATTGCCAATGAGCTTAAGCATTTTTACTATAAATTGGCTCGCGCCGCCGTGATAAATTCCGGCAAACACGCTCAAACCCGCTGACACCGCCAAATACATATTACTGCCGGCTGATGCTGCTGTCCTTACTGCAAGCGTGGAAGCGTTCATTTCGTGCTCGCAGCACAAAATTTGTCCGACTTCAAACGCTCTTTCCATTTTTTCATCCATCCGGATATTTAAAAGATCAATAAAATTGGATAGCGGCGAAAGTTTTGATGAAATAAATTGCTGTCCTGCTCCGGTTTTTGCCAATACCGCGTTAGCGGCGATAATCGGAAATTTAGAGATTAATAACAGAGCTCTTTTGTAATTTGCGTCAAGGGTCGCATCTTCTAAATTATTATCGTATTTAGCAAGGCTAAGAACTCCGGCCGCCGCCATATTAAACAGGGAAATTTCGGGCCCTAACGACCTGATTGCGCTAATCGTGCGATTTAACAGATATTGCTCTTCTCGCATCTGCTCTTTGAAATATTTAAGAGATTTTTCTGTTGGCAGTTTGCCAAACAGAATAAGATAAGCCACTTCTTCAAAACCGGCTTTTTCAGCCAGGATATTTATCGGGTAGCCGCGGTAAAAAAGCATTCCTTTTTCAGTATCCGGAAACGATATGGCGCTTTCAGCCAAAGCCGCGCCATCCAGATATGGAATCAAAACAATATTTTTATCTATTATTTCCGTCATTTTTTCCCTCCTTATTTCTCTATTTTCAACGAACCGTTTATTTTAAGATTATACGGATAAAAAGCAGCAGTCAATAATTTTTTGTAATTTCATATTATTTATGATAAAGATAATTTAGAATTCATCTCAAATACTGTTCATTAAAATCTTTTATAGAAAGGAGTGATAGCGATAACAATGAAAAAGAAAATAAGAATTATTTTGGCTAAAGGCGGGTGGGATGGCCATGATCGGGGAATTAATATCATTAAAGATTCTCTGATTAATGAAGGTTGTGAAGTATTTTATTTCGGACTCTTCCACGATTTGAATGACATTGTTGAAATTACCGTTCAAGAAGGGGCGGATTTCCTCGGTTTAAGCGCCCACAGCGGCGCTCACCGAGAATATATTAAAAAAATTTTTGAACGGCTGAAAAGCCATTCAGCCTTGGATATTGGCTTAATTTTAGGCGGGATTATTCCGCAAAAAGACAAGATGTTTTTAAAAGAAAATTATCTCGTTAAGAAAATATTTATTTCCGGCACTCCCGAAGCTGATTTAAACAAAATCAAAACTTTTTTCCGTGAAAATCTCGGAAGAGCCATTACCGCAAAAGATTTTTCATTAAAAACAAAGAATGATGTTGGTCTGGCGCTTTCTGCAATAAGCAATGGTTCGCTTGAAATAGAAACGATAGGCAACTTGTCAAAACAGCCGAAAAAAAATATTTTAACTATCGGCATTACCGGCCCTTTGGGAGCAGGTAAAAGCAGCCTGATAGACAAAATGATCGCTGAATTCCGTATGCTTAATAAAAAAGTTGGAGTTATTACCGTTGATCCCAGCGACCCTTTGGCCAGCGGCGCTTTGCTGGGAAGGGACAGAACCCAAATGTGGCGGCATCTTTATGATCCGGAAGTTCACATTTACAGCATGGCTACAAGAGGATTTCAGGGAGGAATCGCCGAAGCTACGCCAAAAGCCATGAAAATTATGAAAGCAGCCGATTATGATGTTATCCTGGTGGAAACAATCGGCATTGGGCAAGATCAAGTGGCAATAAAAAACATCGTAAAAAAAGTTATTCTTGTTTTAACGCCGGATGTGGGCGAAGATCAAGTCCATAAATCCGGCATT is a genomic window of Candidatus Niyogibacteria bacterium containing:
- a CDS encoding cobalamin B12-binding domain-containing protein, producing MKKKIRIILAKGGWDGHDRGINIIKDSLINEGCEVFYFGLFHDLNDIVEITVQEGADFLGLSAHSGAHREYIKKIFERLKSHSALDIGLILGGIIPQKDKMFLKENYLVKKIFISGTPEADLNKIKTFFRENLGRAITAKDFSLKTKNDVGLALSAISNGSLEIETIGNLSKQPKKNILTIGITGPLGAGKSSLIDKMIAEFRMLNKKVGVITVDPSDPLASGALLGRDRTQMWRHLYDPEVHIYSMATRGFQGGIAEATPKAMKIMKAADYDVILVETIGIGQDQVAIKNIVKKVILVLTPDVGEDQVHKSGIMQIADYYVINKADISNPLTLEKAINNMLDQKQFDVRPLVFKTMANKIKDNNIKELAEKIIQS